One part of the Nitrosophilus kaiyonis genome encodes these proteins:
- a CDS encoding plasminogen-binding N-terminal domain-containing protein — protein MKKIALFLAIFAISIFADITPNKTTTIIKSYSNGATIKNLDAPIGSSGVVVHYFDKIHSTIVARAELIENDKIAYRVFDALKQKALPTPKILPKNGDKVILNYLYDRALIIAPNFKTYENIKNSHPDIEWLHPDLFAAQLSISKNPAPNREDFKNFCNKYSVGLIYFAIKNRGYYVDCYSFKKVGYENISAQKGEIKLPFYSRIKEIQSSWFNFYGASEVRDYTNYYTNLLESK, from the coding sequence GTGAAAAAGATAGCACTATTTTTAGCCATATTTGCCATATCAATATTCGCTGATATTACACCAAATAAAACGACTACAATAATAAAATCATATAGTAATGGAGCTACGATAAAAAATTTAGATGCACCTATTGGAAGCAGTGGCGTAGTTGTTCACTATTTTGATAAAATCCATTCTACAATTGTTGCAAGAGCCGAACTTATAGAAAATGATAAAATTGCTTATAGAGTTTTTGACGCATTAAAACAAAAAGCTCTTCCAACTCCAAAAATTTTGCCAAAAAATGGTGATAAAGTAATTCTTAATTATTTATATGATAGGGCCTTAATAATTGCTCCCAACTTTAAAACATATGAAAATATAAAAAATTCCCATCCAGATATTGAGTGGCTACATCCAGACCTTTTTGCAGCTCAGCTTTCAATATCAAAAAATCCAGCACCAAACAGAGAGGATTTTAAAAATTTTTGCAATAAATACTCAGTAGGCCTTATCTATTTTGCTATTAAAAATAGAGGATATTATGTAGATTGTTATAGTTTTAAAAAAGTTGGATATGAAAACATATCAGCTCAAAAAGGTGAGATAAAGCTCCCTTTTTATTCCAGAATAAAAGAGATCCAAAGCAGTTGGTTTAATTTTTATGGAGCAAGTGAAGTAAGAGATTATACAAACTATTATACAAATCTATTGGAGTCAAAATGA
- the glcD gene encoding glycolate oxidase subunit GlcD, producing the protein MIDKKHINNLEKLIGKENVKSDKPHLLAYSYDATREHYKPDLVVFPKNEEDVSKILRYCNENLIPIVPRGAGSGFTGGALPSHGGIVLAVEKYMNKILEIDMENMVAVVQPGVINKELQREVEKVGLFYPPDPASQEYSTIGGNVAENAGGMRAAKYGITKDYVMALRAVLPNGDIIRAGKKTIKDVAGYNLAGILVGSEGTLAVITEITLKLLSKPKLTKTVMGVFNSVKDAMNAVYRSLAGGANPVAMEFLDNLTIKAVEEKFHKGLPTDAGAILISDIDGNVEEEIDYQIKLLEKFFKENGCREFKIAKDEKEAADIWFARRNASQSITIYGSKKINEDITVPRSMLPKYLEEVEKISKKYGVKIPCFGHTGDGNVHTNVMVDGNDPKQVEIGHKAIEDIFKMTIEIGGTLSGEHGIGLSKAPFMKLAFSQEEMNLFRAIKKAFDPNNILNPGKMGL; encoded by the coding sequence ATGATAGATAAAAAACATATTAATAATCTTGAAAAATTAATCGGAAAAGAGAATGTAAAATCAGACAAGCCTCACCTTTTAGCTTACTCTTACGATGCAACAAGAGAGCACTATAAACCTGATTTAGTTGTTTTTCCAAAAAATGAAGAAGATGTAAGTAAAATTTTAAGATATTGCAATGAAAATTTAATTCCTATTGTTCCAAGAGGAGCCGGAAGTGGATTTACAGGCGGGGCTCTTCCATCACATGGAGGAATAGTACTTGCTGTTGAAAAATATATGAATAAAATATTAGAAATAGATATGGAAAATATGGTAGCAGTAGTTCAGCCTGGAGTTATAAATAAAGAGCTTCAAAGAGAGGTTGAAAAAGTTGGCCTATTTTATCCACCAGATCCTGCAAGTCAAGAGTATTCTACAATTGGTGGAAATGTTGCAGAAAATGCAGGCGGAATGAGAGCTGCAAAATATGGAATAACTAAAGATTATGTTATGGCTTTAAGAGCAGTACTTCCAAATGGAGATATCATAAGAGCTGGTAAAAAAACTATAAAAGATGTAGCTGGATATAACTTAGCTGGGATTTTAGTTGGAAGCGAAGGAACATTGGCAGTAATTACAGAAATTACACTAAAACTTTTAAGCAAACCAAAACTTACAAAAACTGTTATGGGAGTTTTTAATAGTGTAAAAGATGCGATGAATGCAGTATACAGATCGCTTGCTGGAGGGGCAAATCCAGTTGCAATGGAGTTTTTAGACAATTTAACAATTAAAGCAGTTGAGGAAAAATTTCATAAAGGTTTGCCAACAGATGCAGGAGCAATACTTATAAGCGATATTGATGGAAATGTTGAAGAAGAGATAGATTATCAAATCAAACTACTGGAAAAATTTTTTAAAGAGAATGGATGTAGAGAGTTTAAGATCGCTAAAGATGAAAAAGAGGCTGCTGATATATGGTTTGCAAGACGTAATGCAAGTCAAAGTATAACCATTTATGGAAGTAAAAAGATAAATGAAGACATTACTGTACCAAGAAGTATGTTGCCAAAATATCTTGAAGAGGTAGAAAAAATTTCTAAAAAATATGGTGTTAAAATACCATGTTTTGGTCATACTGGTGATGGAAATGTTCATACAAATGTTATGGTTGATGGAAATGATCCAAAACAGGTTGAAATTGGACATAAAGCAATTGAAGATATCTTTAAGATGACTATAGAGATTGGTGGAACACTTAGTGGAGAACATGGAATAGGACTTAGCAAAGCTCCTTTTATGAAATTGGCTTTTAGTCAAGAGGAGATGAATCTATTTAGAGCAATAAAAAAAGCCTTTGATCCAAACAATATATTAAATCCTGGAAAGATGGGATTATAA
- a CDS encoding ComEC/Rec2 family competence protein, translating to MDTLKVPLFINFKERLFVSIFILLIFSLNLSYEYYKFSKITSVKFYETKANVLNQYLKNNHHVLKLKSYDGFTFYTTSKEDLKNLQGRDVEILLIKTDRKISFLQYLKNFYYVTYIKKVLPDISLKRKISNFINSQHTNKNISSIYSALFLATPISKEIMEKISFFGLSHLIAISGFHFSLIAFFVFIIFISFYSFFHYRFFPYRNKIADSIYFISIVTFFYALFLGEVASVWRAFFMLIVGYFFIFKHIKILSFETLFWVMLLILSIFSKFLFSLGFWFSVIGVFYIFLFIKSFSNLKKWQIFIFLNIYIYFMMLPIIHYFFENFSYIQLFSPIMTIIFTIFYPLSLIFHIFGFGDIFDSILNNLFNIEFTKYAFKTPFWFFALYLLLSLFSIYKKRIFFFTILMSFAFFIYNIANLQSI from the coding sequence TTGGATACTCTAAAAGTACCTCTCTTTATAAATTTTAAAGAGAGGCTTTTTGTATCTATTTTTATACTTTTGATATTTTCTTTAAATCTTTCATATGAATATTATAAATTTTCTAAAATTACTTCTGTTAAATTTTATGAAACAAAAGCTAATGTATTAAATCAGTATCTTAAAAACAATCACCATGTTTTAAAACTTAAGAGTTATGATGGATTTACATTTTATACAACATCCAAAGAGGATCTTAAAAACCTTCAAGGAAGAGATGTAGAAATTTTGCTTATTAAAACAGATAGAAAAATCTCTTTTTTACAATATTTAAAAAATTTCTATTATGTAACTTACATAAAAAAGGTTCTGCCAGATATATCTTTGAAAAGAAAAATTTCAAATTTTATAAATTCTCAACATACAAACAAAAATATTTCATCAATATATTCTGCTCTATTTTTAGCCACTCCTATCTCAAAAGAGATAATGGAGAAAATCTCTTTCTTTGGGCTTAGCCATCTTATTGCGATAAGTGGCTTTCATTTTAGTCTAATTGCCTTTTTTGTTTTTATAATCTTTATATCTTTTTATAGCTTTTTTCATTATAGATTTTTTCCATATAGAAACAAAATAGCAGATAGTATCTATTTTATTTCTATAGTTACATTTTTTTATGCACTCTTTTTAGGAGAAGTTGCTTCAGTTTGGAGAGCTTTTTTTATGCTAATAGTTGGATATTTTTTTATTTTTAAGCATATAAAAATTTTATCTTTTGAAACTCTTTTTTGGGTTATGTTGCTAATTTTATCTATTTTTTCAAAATTTCTATTTTCACTTGGATTTTGGTTTTCAGTAATTGGAGTATTTTATATTTTTCTATTTATAAAATCTTTTTCAAATTTAAAAAAGTGGCAAATTTTTATATTTTTAAATATCTATATCTATTTTATGATGCTACCTATAATTCATTACTTTTTTGAAAATTTCTCTTATATTCAGCTATTTTCTCCAATAATGACGATAATATTTACTATTTTTTATCCATTATCTTTAATATTTCATATTTTTGGATTTGGAGATATTTTTGATAGTATACTTAATAATCTTTTCAATATAGAGTTTACAAAATATGCTTTTAAAACACCTTTTTGGTTTTTTGCTCTCTATTTACTTTTATCGCTATTTTCAATCTATAAAAAGAGGATCTTTTTCTTCACAATACTCATGAGTTTTGCCTTTTTTATTTATAATATAGCAAACCTTCAATCCATATAA
- a CDS encoding YihY family inner membrane protein: MEKIFKNIYIFLKKVYDENITLYASSLSFHTIFSIIPLLLVSFSLFIKMPTFSKYYEKIKGFIFSNLMPTHQETVSKYLESFLQNSEKLGIIGFVFVIFASLMFFQNYEFIVNKIFKTKQRSIWQSITTYWTLVTLGPIALALSFYLSSEIQKLLNLFEYTSWINFLSIFPYLIIWGLFFITYIISANTKITTKAAGLSSFFASLIWYISKSLFVYYVIYSKTYLTIYGSSSVVLFFFLWIYISWIIFLYGLKVCYIINKKGKTHEYCEEKDPLFID; encoded by the coding sequence TTGGAAAAAATTTTTAAAAATATCTATATTTTTTTAAAAAAAGTATATGATGAAAATATTACATTATATGCTTCATCTTTAAGCTTTCATACAATATTTTCTATTATACCTCTATTATTGGTATCTTTTTCTTTATTTATAAAGATGCCAACATTTAGTAAATATTATGAAAAGATAAAAGGGTTTATTTTTTCAAATCTTATGCCAACACATCAAGAGACAGTTTCAAAATATCTTGAGAGTTTTTTACAAAATAGTGAAAAACTTGGAATTATAGGGTTTGTTTTTGTGATTTTTGCATCATTGATGTTTTTTCAAAATTATGAATTTATAGTTAACAAAATTTTTAAAACAAAACAAAGAAGCATTTGGCAATCGATAACAACATATTGGACTTTAGTAACTTTAGGACCAATTGCTTTAGCTTTATCATTTTATCTATCAAGTGAAATTCAAAAACTTTTAAATCTTTTTGAATATACAAGTTGGATAAACTTTTTATCTATTTTCCCATATTTGATAATTTGGGGGCTATTTTTTATAACTTATATCATATCAGCTAACACAAAAATTACAACAAAAGCAGCTGGTTTATCTTCATTTTTTGCTTCGTTAATTTGGTATATAAGCAAATCTTTGTTTGTTTATTATGTTATTTATAGTAAAACATATCTAACTATCTATGGCTCATCAAGTGTTGTTTTGTTTTTCTTTTTATGGATATATATATCTTGGATTATTTTTTTATATGGATTGAAGGTTTGCTATATTATAAATAAAAAAGGCAAAACTCATGAGTATTGTGAAGAAAAAGATCCTCTTTTTATAGATTGA
- a CDS encoding replicative DNA helicase has product MEAHLYNLNIERAVLSSIIFDPSLYEEIAAVLKPQDFYHPFHKNIFAAMEELFREDQPIDEEFLKEKLIYKKQFDENEFLEILAANPLSNTSAYVKEIKEKATKRELVHLTTEIKKLTIEQDLPATDVIDEVQSKLYKITQETSAKDFKESLEVVKDTLNHILKMKEKGNSILVGLDTGFYELNLKTAGFSPGDLIIIAARPSMGKTAFSLNIAQNVLDHDKGVAIFSLEMPAEQLLLRMLSAKAAIPLQRLRVGNLTDQEWSEISRVSDYMASRKLFIDDEGLINVHQLRAKLRKLKSTHPDIELAIIDYLQLMSGGSNKERHLEISEISRSLKLLARELEIPIIALSQLNRSLESRTDKRPMLSDLRESGAIEQDADVILFVYRDDVYKIKEMKEKAKEAAKKGEKVDITIPEKKVEEAEIIIGKQRNGPTGIVKLYFHKDYVKFAEEATETIREYEMKESHIEMPEI; this is encoded by the coding sequence TTGGAAGCGCATTTGTATAATTTAAATATTGAAAGAGCAGTTTTAAGCTCTATAATTTTTGACCCCTCTTTATATGAGGAGATAGCTGCAGTTTTAAAACCTCAAGATTTTTACCACCCTTTTCATAAAAATATTTTTGCTGCAATGGAGGAGTTATTTAGAGAGGATCAGCCAATTGATGAAGAGTTTTTAAAAGAAAAATTAATATACAAAAAGCAGTTTGATGAAAATGAGTTTTTAGAGATTTTAGCAGCAAATCCTCTATCAAACACCTCAGCATATGTAAAAGAGATAAAAGAAAAAGCTACTAAAAGAGAGCTTGTTCATTTAACTACTGAGATAAAAAAACTAACCATTGAGCAAGATCTCCCAGCTACCGATGTTATAGATGAAGTTCAAAGTAAATTATATAAAATTACACAAGAGACAAGTGCAAAAGATTTTAAAGAATCTCTTGAAGTTGTAAAAGATACCCTAAATCATATATTAAAAATGAAAGAGAAAGGCAACTCTATACTTGTGGGCCTTGATACTGGATTTTATGAGTTAAATCTAAAAACTGCTGGATTTAGTCCTGGTGATTTGATAATAATCGCTGCTAGGCCTTCTATGGGGAAAACTGCCTTTTCTTTAAATATTGCTCAAAATGTTTTAGACCACGATAAAGGTGTTGCAATATTTTCTCTTGAGATGCCAGCAGAACAGTTGCTTTTAAGAATGCTTAGTGCTAAAGCTGCAATACCTCTGCAAAGACTTAGAGTTGGAAATTTAACTGATCAAGAGTGGAGTGAGATAAGTAGAGTTAGCGATTATATGGCAAGTAGAAAACTTTTTATTGATGATGAGGGTCTTATTAATGTTCATCAATTAAGAGCAAAACTAAGAAAACTAAAATCGACTCATCCAGATATTGAGCTTGCAATAATTGATTATCTACAACTTATGAGTGGAGGAAGTAATAAGGAAAGACATCTTGAGATAAGTGAGATTTCAAGAAGCTTAAAACTTCTTGCAAGAGAACTGGAGATCCCTATAATTGCTCTATCTCAGTTAAATAGATCACTTGAGAGTAGAACAGATAAAAGACCAATGCTAAGTGACTTAAGAGAGTCTGGAGCAATTGAGCAGGATGCTGATGTTATTTTATTTGTTTATAGAGACGATGTATATAAAATAAAAGAGATGAAAGAAAAGGCTAAAGAGGCTGCAAAAAAAGGCGAAAAAGTTGATATTACTATTCCTGAAAAAAAGGTTGAAGAGGCTGAAATTATTATTGGTAAACAAAGAAATGGCCCAACTGGAATAGTGAAACTATATTTTCATAAAGATTATGTAAAATTTGCTGAAGAAGCTACTGAAACTATAAGAGAATATGAGATGAAGGAGTCTCATATAGAGATGCCTGAAATTTAA
- the ispG gene encoding flavodoxin-dependent (E)-4-hydroxy-3-methylbut-2-enyl-diphosphate synthase, with the protein MENRYPTKKIYVGDVAIGGDAPISVQSMTFSKTREVKETVEQIKRLHFAGCDIVRVAVPEMEDALALKEIKKQISLPLVADIHFNYRLALIAAEVVDCIRINPGNIGNRERIKEVVKACKERNIPIRIGVNAGSLEKEIEEKYGPTSEAMVQSALYHIKLLEDLDFTNIKVSMKASDVERTVEAYRKLRPLVPYPFHLGVTEAGTIFHATIKSAIGIGSLLLDGIGDTIRVSITGELEKEVEVARAIIKDTGRSQEGVNIISCPTCGRIEADLVKAVAEVEEKTKHIKKPLNISVMGCVVNAIGEAKHADVAIAYGKGSGLVMVKGEVVAKLPENELVDRFLQEVEKMAKGES; encoded by the coding sequence ATGGAAAATAGATATCCAACAAAAAAGATATATGTAGGAGATGTTGCAATTGGAGGGGATGCTCCAATTTCTGTTCAATCAATGACTTTCTCTAAAACAAGAGAGGTAAAGGAGACAGTGGAACAGATTAAAAGGCTTCATTTTGCAGGATGTGATATTGTAAGAGTTGCTGTACCTGAAATGGAAGATGCCTTGGCTTTAAAAGAGATAAAAAAGCAGATAAGCCTTCCTCTTGTTGCTGATATCCATTTTAATTATCGCCTTGCTTTAATAGCTGCTGAGGTTGTTGACTGTATTAGGATAAATCCTGGAAACATTGGAAATAGAGAGAGGATTAAAGAGGTCGTAAAAGCTTGTAAAGAAAGAAACATTCCTATTAGAATAGGAGTAAATGCAGGAAGTTTAGAAAAAGAGATAGAAGAAAAATATGGACCAACAAGTGAAGCTATGGTTCAAAGCGCACTTTATCATATAAAACTTTTAGAGGATTTAGATTTTACAAATATAAAAGTTTCAATGAAAGCAAGCGATGTTGAGAGGACTGTTGAAGCTTATAGAAAATTAAGACCATTGGTACCTTATCCATTTCATCTTGGAGTAACTGAGGCTGGAACAATTTTTCATGCAACTATAAAATCTGCTATAGGAATTGGCTCACTTTTGCTTGATGGAATTGGAGATACTATAAGAGTTTCTATCACGGGGGAGCTTGAAAAAGAGGTTGAGGTTGCAAGAGCTATAATAAAAGATACTGGAAGAAGCCAAGAGGGAGTAAATATCATATCTTGTCCAACATGTGGAAGAATTGAAGCTGATTTAGTAAAAGCTGTAGCTGAAGTTGAAGAGAAAACAAAACATATAAAAAAGCCTTTAAATATATCGGTAATGGGATGTGTTGTTAATGCGATAGGTGAAGCAAAACATGCTGATGTAGCTATAGCATATGGAAAGGGAAGCGGGCTTGTTATGGTAAAAGGAGAAGTAGTAGCAAAACTGCCAGAAAACGAGCTTGTTGATAGATTTTTACAAGAAGTGGAAAAGATGGCTAAAGGAGAGAGTTAA
- a CDS encoding primosomal protein N': MQKKYYEIAIASKPLKFTYYSYKDLKEGDLVEIKIKSKIYKGYILKKTTKPDFECKEIENITDFYLPNDYIEIAKFISTYYFCSIGEALGLFVPFKKIKKIKENSFNLQPSTFNLSIKQEEALNFLKLHQTSLLFGDTGSGKTEIYIEYFKEIINSGKSAIFLMPEISLTPQMEERLKKHFKNSVAIWHSKISKNKKEKILEDIYSGKIKLIAGPRSALFLPMENLGLIIVDEEHDDSYKAHNRPRYNAKDLAVYFGKKLNINVVLGSATPSLSSYKNYPRFRLKGSFYKGKKDFIWDNSTFTLSPIVLENIEKTLKAKKQAIIFLPTRGNFKYLICQDCGESVKCPFCDVGMSLHFDKNALVCHYCNFAQRIPKECPKCHSPNLQTCRIGTTEIKEELEKIFPEAKIEKFDKDVITTQKKLEKILKEFSQKKIDILVGTQMLSKGHDYPDVSLSVILGIDYILNMADFRARERAVNLFIQIAGRSGRKEEGKVIIQTKNRDFFEKYLDFEDFIKDELKFREDFYPPFKRLALINFSHKNREFAKENMQNMLNSLKKFKDIEIVGFGEAPIEKIANRFRFNILLRSSSAKALIVAINVSKTSLAEVDMDPVNII, encoded by the coding sequence TTGCAAAAAAAATATTATGAAATTGCTATTGCTTCAAAACCTTTAAAATTTACATATTATTCTTATAAAGATTTAAAAGAGGGAGATTTAGTTGAGATAAAAATAAAATCAAAAATATATAAAGGTTATATATTAAAAAAAACTACTAAGCCAGATTTTGAGTGTAAAGAGATTGAAAATATTACAGATTTTTATCTTCCAAATGATTATATAGAGATTGCTAAATTTATATCAACATACTATTTTTGCTCGATAGGTGAAGCGTTAGGTCTTTTTGTTCCATTTAAAAAAATAAAAAAAATAAAAGAAAATTCCTTCAACCTTCAACCTTCAACCTTCAACCTATCAATTAAACAAGAAGAGGCTCTAAATTTTTTAAAATTACATCAAACATCTCTTCTTTTTGGAGATACAGGAAGCGGTAAGACTGAAATATATATAGAATATTTTAAAGAGATTATAAATAGTGGAAAAAGTGCGATATTTTTAATGCCTGAAATTTCATTGACTCCTCAAATGGAAGAGAGATTAAAAAAACATTTTAAAAATAGTGTTGCAATTTGGCATAGTAAAATATCAAAAAATAAAAAAGAGAAAATTTTAGAAGATATTTATAGTGGAAAGATTAAACTTATTGCAGGGCCAAGAAGTGCTCTTTTTTTACCAATGGAAAATTTAGGACTTATAATAGTTGATGAAGAGCATGATGATAGCTATAAAGCTCACAATAGACCAAGATATAATGCAAAAGATTTGGCTGTTTATTTTGGGAAAAAATTAAATATAAATGTTGTTTTAGGAAGTGCCACACCATCGCTATCTTCATATAAAAATTATCCTCGTTTTAGGTTAAAGGGGAGCTTTTATAAAGGAAAAAAAGATTTTATTTGGGATAACTCAACTTTTACCCTATCACCTATAGTATTAGAAAATATAGAAAAAACATTGAAAGCGAAAAAACAAGCTATCATATTTTTGCCAACAAGAGGAAATTTTAAATATCTAATATGCCAAGATTGTGGTGAGAGTGTTAAATGTCCATTTTGTGATGTTGGGATGAGTCTGCATTTTGATAAGAATGCTCTTGTTTGTCACTATTGCAATTTTGCCCAAAGAATTCCAAAAGAGTGTCCAAAGTGCCACTCACCAAATCTTCAAACATGTAGAATAGGGACTACTGAGATTAAAGAGGAGCTTGAAAAGATTTTTCCAGAGGCAAAAATAGAAAAATTTGATAAAGATGTGATAACTACTCAAAAAAAATTGGAAAAAATTTTAAAAGAGTTTTCTCAAAAAAAGATTGATATTTTAGTTGGAACTCAGATGCTCTCAAAAGGGCATGATTATCCTGATGTATCACTTTCTGTGATTTTGGGAATCGATTATATTTTAAATATGGCTGATTTTAGAGCGAGAGAGCGAGCAGTTAACCTTTTTATTCAGATTGCTGGAAGAAGTGGTAGAAAAGAGGAGGGAAAAGTTATCATTCAGACAAAAAATAGAGATTTCTTTGAAAAATATCTTGATTTTGAAGATTTTATAAAAGATGAGTTAAAATTTAGAGAAGATTTTTATCCGCCTTTTAAAAGATTGGCACTTATAAATTTTTCACATAAGAATAGAGAATTTGCAAAAGAGAATATGCAAAATATGCTAAACAGTCTAAAAAAATTTAAAGATATTGAGATAGTTGGTTTTGGTGAAGCTCCTATTGAAAAAATTGCTAATAGATTTAGATTCAATATACTTCTTAGAAGCTCTTCTGCAAAAGCTTTGATAGTTGCTATAAATGTTTCGAAAACTTCTTTAGCTGAAGTTGATATGGATCCAGTTAATATTATTTGA
- a CDS encoding ABC transporter ATP-binding protein, producing MILLGHNGAGKSTFINYLLGFYVDIKDHPFLVNFKDHLLDIDKKDLGYAPEAALLDLNMSAQDYFNMMAKLREVKEFDPIELLKSVALEVELDMPIKKYSKGMKQRLLLAIALLGKPKTLVLDEPTSGLDPFGRLEIEKLLIKLKNSHDFIISTHSLDLAMALEDEVWILKEGKIEYKGYPKDIDELEELLLMYRPKRIQ from the coding sequence ATGATACTTCTTGGTCACAATGGCGCTGGGAAAAGTACATTTATAAACTATCTACTTGGATTTTATGTTGATATAAAAGATCATCCATTTTTAGTAAATTTTAAAGATCATCTTTTAGATATAGATAAAAAAGATCTAGGATATGCGCCAGAAGCGGCTTTGCTTGATCTAAATATGAGCGCACAAGATTATTTTAATATGATGGCAAAACTAAGAGAAGTAAAAGAGTTTGATCCAATTGAGCTTTTAAAAAGTGTTGCTTTAGAGGTTGAACTTGATATGCCAATCAAAAAATATTCAAAAGGTATGAAACAGAGGCTTCTTTTAGCAATTGCTCTTCTTGGAAAGCCAAAAACTCTTGTTTTAGATGAGCCAACAAGTGGGCTTGACCCATTTGGAAGGCTAGAAATTGAAAAACTTTTGATAAAACTAAAAAACTCTCACGATTTTATTATATCAACACATTCACTTGATTTAGCTATGGCTCTAGAAGATGAAGTTTGGATACTTAAAGAGGGCAAAATTGAGTATAAAGGTTATCCAAAAGATATAGATGAGCTTGAAGAGCTTTTATTGATGTACAGACCAAAGAGGATACAATGA
- a CDS encoding type II secretion system protein, with amino-acid sequence MKKSFTIIELVFVIVIIGILAAMALPRFVGVQNDALVSVEKSAIGAARQSLISFNGWAILHPKESNITVEIYDERNQPYNCAVIFSDERYPITVTAKQKGVDTDNNCTIGSSTHIGEYRTLAPLMLDPSTIKDWNSTRVDARFENLNGPASNFVDDELSEIHQGMYWRYDNTNGFLVIKK; translated from the coding sequence ATGAAAAAATCATTTACAATAATTGAACTGGTTTTTGTAATTGTTATCATTGGTATATTGGCTGCTATGGCTTTGCCGCGTTTTGTAGGAGTACAAAATGATGCGCTTGTTTCAGTTGAAAAGTCTGCAATAGGTGCTGCAAGGCAATCTCTTATATCCTTTAATGGATGGGCTATTTTACATCCAAAAGAGAGTAATATAACAGTAGAGATATATGATGAAAGAAATCAACCATATAATTGTGCTGTTATATTTTCAGATGAGAGATATCCTATAACAGTTACAGCAAAACAAAAAGGTGTTGATACAGATAATAATTGTACAATAGGTTCATCTACTCATATAGGTGAGTATAGAACACTTGCTCCATTAATGCTTGATCCATCAACTATTAAAGATTGGAATTCAACCAGAGTTGATGCAAGATTTGAAAATCTTAATGGCCCTGCTTCAAATTTTGTAGATGATGAACTATCAGAAATTCATCAAGGAATGTATTGGAGATATGACAATACAAATGGTTTTTTAGTAATAAAAAAATAA
- a CDS encoding type II secretion system protein: protein MIELIFVIVIIGILAAVALPRLAGVQDDALISSEKSGIGSARSAVIAIRGRALARGTDFNITVVDKDGDQANVLVDYDFNGTAPGTTNVELSSTKYPIQLSTTSADFTDGGTANATQTAEGLDGAALAIVLEPDGRERYKTKQADTNSTDTKIVGPASTTVQDNTAEINVNKHWLYNAANGTFSLQNSAY, encoded by the coding sequence ATGATCGAGCTGATCTTTGTGATCGTGATCATCGGGATTTTGGCTGCAGTTGCTTTACCAAGGTTAGCTGGTGTGCAAGATGATGCACTAATTTCTAGTGAAAAGAGTGGGATAGGGTCTGCAAGAAGTGCAGTTATTGCTATTAGAGGTAGAGCTCTTGCAAGAGGAACTGATTTTAATATAACAGTTGTTGATAAAGATGGAGATCAAGCGAATGTTTTGGTTGATTATGATTTTAATGGAACTGCTCCTGGAACTACAAATGTAGAGCTTTCATCAACAAAATATCCAATTCAATTAAGTACAACTAGTGCAGATTTTACAGATGGTGGTACTGCAAATGCAACACAAACTGCTGAAGGTTTAGATGGCGCGGCTTTAGCAATTGTTCTTGAACCAGATGGGAGAGAAAGATATAAAACTAAACAAGCTGATACAAATAGTACAGACACAAAAATAGTTGGTCCAGCTTCTACTACTGTTCAAGATAATACTGCTGAAATCAATGTAAATAAACATTGGCTATATAACGCAGCAAATGGTACATTCTCTTTACAAAATTCAGCATATTAA